One Natranaerovirga hydrolytica genomic region harbors:
- the cas3 gene encoding CRISPR-associated helicase Cas3' produces the protein MEYEYVTIEELLNHPNDILAHLKEGKKSETLLEHMNTTKKYLELVLKDYHIDKNVKHIIENIKKEDTNNCSERVHQIIFELFINGIYLHDIGKINPNFQALKMSNNKFQSFSNNSKHALLSAIIYQDIYIEKMDTYAKLKDDEYNLLFAITHIFAYLISRHHTHLNELVDYIDDQDKITTQLKHHNEFIQSINIDVGNKNYYKNEKEYQTDVEDYLETSEIYILARLFYSLLIACDYYATYDYMSSSSIEVRDFGLVKNVPNIKEYYHQTEIMKKVNQYFNYKKTHRGKNPFSNEPINALRSDMLKEATDTLNANKEKNIFYLEAPTGSGKTNISINLALNILEQNDSINKIMYIFPFNTLVDQTFETLTKSLGEKLESTVVNAITPIKTNKMNDEEAVNYDEEYLNYLFLHYPLIITTHVRLFNMLFGCSREENIPLMHLANSVIIIDEVQSYKIKIWKEIIYFFDQYSQFLNIKIIIMSATLPKLDELLKGEIKEASYSNLIKNREAYFMNPLFRDRVALDYSLLDGEMMDLETKEEQLDFLLDKVDAIWKEKGKAKILIEFLTTNSARAFYDKALEKHRHKEVFELTGSDNKNERMRIIDLVRNKLEDCLLITTQVIEAGVDIDMDIGFKSISFLDAEEQFLGRINRSCKRKGRAYFFDIDEAKTIYKGDFRLEQNLHKKKLREVLETKEFSQFYQNILEEIDLYKNRNNDDNFRITKSEIIKMRFSKIYEKMRLIDNENTVDLFVNGVENINGKRVKGKVVWDEYKKLLNNNELSFGEKKIKLSAVKSKMNYFIYTLYIRNPALKRPSVYEEEIGELYFIDDEQALKKNGKFNKMEAYKLFNHEPSDMDFL, from the coding sequence ATGGAATATGAATATGTAACAATAGAAGAATTACTAAATCATCCAAATGATATTTTGGCACATTTAAAAGAAGGAAAAAAATCAGAAACATTATTAGAGCATATGAATACAACAAAAAAATATTTAGAGTTAGTTTTAAAAGACTATCATATAGATAAGAACGTAAAACACATTATTGAAAATATAAAAAAAGAGGATACAAATAATTGTTCAGAAAGAGTTCATCAAATTATTTTTGAACTTTTTATTAATGGCATTTACTTACATGACATCGGAAAAATCAATCCTAATTTTCAAGCTTTAAAAATGTCTAATAATAAGTTCCAATCCTTTAGTAATAATAGCAAACATGCGCTACTATCCGCTATCATCTATCAAGATATTTATATAGAAAAAATGGATACATATGCAAAACTAAAGGATGATGAATACAATTTGCTTTTTGCAATCACACATATATTCGCTTATTTAATTAGCAGACATCATACTCACCTAAATGAGTTAGTGGATTATATAGACGATCAAGATAAAATAACCACTCAATTAAAACATCATAATGAATTTATTCAATCTATAAATATAGACGTTGGTAATAAAAACTATTATAAAAATGAAAAAGAATATCAAACGGACGTAGAAGATTATCTTGAAACTTCAGAAATATATATTTTAGCAAGGTTATTTTATTCTTTACTCATTGCTTGTGATTATTATGCTACTTATGATTATATGAGTAGTAGCTCCATTGAAGTTAGAGATTTTGGATTGGTCAAAAACGTACCTAATATAAAAGAATATTATCATCAAACAGAGATAATGAAAAAAGTAAACCAATATTTTAATTATAAAAAAACACATCGTGGAAAAAATCCATTTAGTAATGAGCCTATAAATGCTTTAAGGTCAGATATGTTGAAAGAAGCTACAGACACTCTAAATGCCAATAAAGAGAAAAATATATTTTATTTAGAAGCGCCTACTGGAAGCGGTAAAACCAATATATCCATAAATCTGGCATTAAATATTTTAGAACAAAATGACTCTATTAATAAGATAATGTATATCTTTCCATTTAATACGTTAGTGGATCAAACCTTTGAAACATTAACAAAAAGTCTTGGGGAAAAACTTGAATCAACTGTGGTTAATGCCATTACACCTATAAAAACCAATAAAATGAATGATGAAGAAGCAGTTAATTATGATGAAGAATATTTGAATTATCTTTTCCTACATTACCCTCTAATTATAACAACTCATGTTCGTCTTTTTAATATGCTGTTTGGTTGTTCAAGGGAGGAAAACATTCCCCTTATGCATTTAGCCAATAGTGTCATTATTATCGATGAAGTTCAAAGTTATAAGATAAAGATATGGAAAGAAATTATATATTTTTTTGATCAATACAGTCAATTTTTAAACATAAAAATAATCATTATGTCAGCAACTTTACCGAAGTTAGATGAGCTATTAAAAGGAGAGATAAAAGAAGCGTCTTATAGCAACTTAATAAAAAATAGAGAAGCGTATTTTATGAACCCTTTATTTAGAGATAGAGTAGCATTAGATTATTCATTATTAGATGGGGAAATGATGGATTTAGAAACAAAAGAAGAACAATTAGATTTTTTGCTTGATAAAGTAGATGCCATTTGGAAAGAAAAAGGTAAAGCTAAGATATTGATAGAATTTTTAACCACAAATTCTGCAAGAGCATTTTATGATAAAGCACTAGAAAAACATAGACATAAAGAGGTTTTTGAATTAACAGGTAGTGACAATAAAAATGAGCGCATGAGAATAATTGACTTAGTAAGAAATAAGTTAGAGGATTGTTTGTTAATAACCACACAAGTGATTGAAGCAGGTGTGGACATTGATATGGACATTGGTTTTAAATCCATTTCTTTTTTGGATGCAGAAGAGCAATTCTTAGGACGAATCAATCGTTCTTGTAAAAGAAAAGGGAGAGCTTATTTTTTTGATATAGATGAAGCCAAAACCATCTATAAAGGAGACTTCAGGTTAGAACAAAATCTTCATAAGAAAAAACTTAGAGAGGTTTTAGAAACCAAAGAGTTCTCTCAGTTTTATCAAAACATCTTAGAGGAAATAGACTTATATAAAAATAGAAATAATGATGATAACTTTAGAATAACAAAGTCAGAAATTATAAAAATGAGGTTTAGCAAAATCTACGAAAAAATGAGGTTAATTGACAATGAAAATACAGTAGATTTATTTGTTAACGGAGTAGAAAATATAAATGGAAAACGGGTTAAGGGTAAGGTAGTATGGGATGAATATAAAAAGCTGTTAAATAATAATGAACTCAGTTTTGGGGAGAAAAAAATTAAACTTTCAGCAGTCAAATCTAAAATGAACTACTTTATTTATACGTTATATATACGTAACCCAGCGTTAAAAAGACCAAGCGTCTATGAAGAAGAAATAGGTGAATTGTACTTTATTGATGATGAACAGGCTTTAAAGAAAAACGGTAAATTTAATAAAATGGAAGCCTATAAACTTTTTAACCATGAGCCAAGTGATATGGATTTCTTATAA
- the cas4 gene encoding CRISPR-associated protein Cas4: MNITGTLMNYYFHCQRQCYLFGNRLNLETNSEDVKIGKVLHELRSDGKDNAEISIDNIKIDKLTEDYLVEIKKSDADITAVKWQVLLYLYILKEKGIHKKGKIEVIEKKKTDKKIIYVELDEKKEKELIDLIDEIDTLINQDIIPPVIHQPTCKKCAYYEYCYI, encoded by the coding sequence TTGAATATAACAGGTACATTAATGAATTACTATTTTCACTGTCAAAGGCAATGCTATCTTTTTGGTAATCGACTTAATCTCGAAACCAATTCAGAAGATGTAAAGATTGGTAAGGTTTTACATGAATTGAGAAGTGATGGTAAAGACAATGCTGAGATTTCCATAGACAATATAAAAATTGATAAGCTTACAGAGGATTATTTAGTAGAAATCAAAAAGTCTGATGCAGATATTACAGCTGTAAAATGGCAGGTTTTATTGTATTTATATATTCTCAAAGAAAAAGGTATTCATAAAAAAGGCAAAATAGAAGTCATTGAAAAAAAGAAAACAGATAAAAAAATTATATATGTTGAACTAGATGAAAAGAAAGAAAAGGAATTAATTGATTTGATAGATGAAATCGATACATTAATCAATCAAGATATTATACCACCAGTCATTCATCAACCAACTTGTAAAAAATGTGCTTACTATGAATATTGCTATATTTAA
- the cas1b gene encoding type I-B CRISPR-associated endonuclease Cas1b gives MGKTKYIFSVGELKRQDNSLCYRKEGTYASPNHIPIEQIRELYLMNEVSINTKLLDYLSRMGIVVHFFNYYGHYSGTFYPKEYLISGKLKINQAIAYTDPRRYQIAKAIVNGIAINMREVLYHYYRHDKKMLKDFLDYCQSVESLLEKQNHIKHILRVEGSLWARFYETFKHFLKEDFIMSKRVKRPPDNPINALISFGNSMLYTKTITMIYHTHLDQSISYLHEPSESRFSLSLDLSEVFKPIIVYKTIFELVNNKKILLAKHFDKKLNYCLLNEQGKQIFIKAFEERLAKTFKHPVLNRNVSLETAIKLDGYKLIKYLMEDKPFEPFQLKV, from the coding sequence ATGGGGAAAACAAAGTATATATTTTCTGTAGGTGAGTTAAAAAGACAAGATAACAGTTTGTGTTATAGAAAAGAAGGAACTTATGCTAGTCCCAATCACATACCTATTGAACAAATTAGAGAATTATATTTAATGAATGAAGTGAGCATTAATACAAAATTATTGGACTACCTATCTAGGATGGGGATTGTGGTTCATTTTTTTAATTATTATGGACATTATAGTGGTACTTTTTACCCCAAAGAATATTTAATCAGTGGTAAACTCAAAATTAATCAAGCCATTGCTTATACAGACCCAAGAAGGTACCAAATTGCAAAAGCTATAGTAAACGGTATAGCTATAAATATGCGTGAAGTTTTATATCACTATTACAGACATGATAAAAAGATGCTAAAAGACTTTTTAGATTACTGTCAATCAGTTGAATCATTACTAGAAAAACAAAATCATATCAAGCATATATTAAGGGTTGAAGGTAGTTTATGGGCAAGATTTTATGAGACATTTAAACACTTTCTAAAAGAAGATTTTATTATGTCTAAAAGAGTTAAAAGACCACCGGACAATCCAATAAATGCATTAATTTCATTTGGCAATTCTATGTTATATACAAAAACCATAACGATGATTTATCACACGCATCTAGATCAATCAATTAGCTACTTGCACGAACCATCTGAATCAAGGTTTTCTTTAAGTTTAGATTTATCAGAAGTTTTTAAGCCAATTATTGTATATAAAACGATTTTTGAATTGGTAAATAATAAAAAAATTCTTCTTGCTAAACATTTTGATAAAAAACTTAATTACTGTCTTTTAAATGAACAAGGCAAACAAATTTTTATAAAAGCATTTGAAGAGCGCTTGGCAAAAACCTTTAAACATCCAGTGTTAAATAGAAATGTATCTCTAGAAACAGCAATCAAATTAGATGGCTATAAGCTGATAAAATATTTGATGGAAGATAAACCTTTTGAACCTTTTCAGCTGAAAGTCTAA
- the cas5b gene encoding type I-B CRISPR-associated protein Cas5b, with the protein MRGLAFRLEGKTAFFKKPEVNSYVYMTYNNIHKVALLGLLGAIIGLDGYYEQYVYNKNNTSKLAYPEFYEKLNPLKVAIVPLSEKGSFTKKLQTFNNSVGYASKEEGGNLIVNEYWLEHPRWEIYLLSENEALIDDIGQYILNNQTVYTPYLGKNDHLADINNSRTVEINPAKTINQVNSLVPLKLIQCSNSRRGQANNAFLSKEALPYKMTPELNMYENEIFAFTNQKIESVKETTSFYEADNKVLYMF; encoded by the coding sequence ATGAGGGGATTAGCTTTTAGACTAGAGGGAAAGACGGCTTTTTTTAAAAAACCAGAAGTTAACAGTTATGTGTATATGACGTATAATAATATTCATAAAGTAGCGCTATTAGGATTACTAGGAGCTATTATAGGTTTAGATGGTTATTATGAACAGTATGTATACAATAAAAATAATACAAGTAAATTAGCGTATCCTGAGTTTTATGAAAAACTAAACCCATTAAAAGTAGCCATTGTGCCTCTAAGTGAAAAGGGTTCTTTTACAAAAAAACTTCAAACGTTTAATAATAGTGTAGGGTATGCAAGTAAAGAAGAAGGCGGTAATTTAATTGTTAATGAGTATTGGCTAGAACATCCAAGGTGGGAAATCTATTTATTGTCAGAGAATGAAGCGTTAATAGATGATATTGGACAGTATATACTAAACAATCAAACGGTGTACACACCTTACTTGGGTAAAAATGATCATCTAGCAGATATTAATAATAGTAGAACAGTTGAAATCAATCCTGCAAAAACAATTAATCAGGTCAATAGCTTAGTTCCACTAAAATTAATTCAGTGCTCAAATAGCAGAAGAGGACAAGCTAATAATGCTTTTTTATCTAAGGAAGCACTGCCTTACAAGATGACGCCTGAGCTTAATATGTATGAAAATGAAATATTTGCATTTACCAATCAAAAAATAGAATCCGTTAAAGAGACAACCTCTTTTTACGAAGCAGATAATAAAGTACTGTATATGTTTTAA
- a CDS encoding type I CRISPR-associated protein Cas7, whose product MKNKVYGVIGIKSVMSNWNADFTGRPKTISDNTIFGSDKALKYSMKRHSNDKGEKILYLKSFKTSDKDKIQPRSLKERYEQLFHNINEKTPSKEVLHNLFSALDVMWFGATFAEGKNNISITGAIQIGQGFNYYEDSNVEVQDILSPFRNKEDADASTLGKKIVSDEAHYFYPFSVNPMAYNNYEDILENFDGFTQEAYDKFKEVSLCSATLLATNSKVGCENEFAVFVEGNETLYLPNLATFMAFEKGEDKDTIIFKGEDLLNQLSNQITSIEVYYNPYSTKLDGFDMNKVTLYNIFTREVI is encoded by the coding sequence ATGAAAAATAAAGTTTATGGTGTTATAGGCATTAAAAGCGTTATGTCAAATTGGAATGCAGATTTTACAGGAAGACCCAAAACCATATCAGATAATACAATTTTTGGTAGCGATAAAGCCTTAAAGTACAGTATGAAAAGGCATAGCAATGACAAAGGTGAAAAAATCCTTTATTTAAAATCGTTTAAAACTTCTGATAAAGATAAGATACAGCCAAGGAGTTTAAAAGAGCGTTACGAACAACTTTTCCATAACATTAATGAAAAAACACCTTCTAAAGAAGTGTTGCATAATTTGTTCAGTGCATTAGATGTCATGTGGTTTGGCGCAACGTTTGCAGAAGGGAAAAATAATATATCCATTACAGGTGCAATACAAATCGGACAAGGGTTCAATTATTATGAAGATAGCAATGTGGAAGTTCAAGATATTTTATCACCTTTTAGGAATAAAGAAGATGCTGATGCTTCAACCTTAGGAAAAAAAATCGTTAGTGACGAAGCTCATTACTTTTATCCTTTTTCAGTCAATCCAATGGCTTATAATAATTATGAAGATATCTTAGAAAACTTTGATGGATTTACTCAAGAAGCGTATGATAAATTTAAAGAAGTCAGTCTGTGTAGCGCTACGTTATTAGCGACCAATAGCAAAGTAGGTTGCGAAAATGAATTTGCGGTGTTTGTTGAAGGCAATGAGACATTATATTTGCCAAACTTGGCAACATTTATGGCATTTGAAAAGGGAGAAGACAAAGACACTATTATTTTTAAAGGTGAGGATCTTCTGAATCAATTAAGCAATCAAATTACTTCTATTGAAGTGTATTATAACCCATATTCCACCAAGTTAGACGGATTTGATATGAACAAAGTGACACTTTATAATATCTTTACGAGAGAAGTGATTTAG